Proteins encoded by one window of Anopheles maculipalpis chromosome 2RL, idAnoMacuDA_375_x, whole genome shotgun sequence:
- the LOC126556579 gene encoding unconventional myosin heavy chain 6, with product MAVPVFLEGRIGSTPDKGVPDMTCISDIDENGINRNLKVRYERDQIYTYTGSILIAVNPYKEIDCYTQEYVAKYHGQKLGLLDPHVFAMAEAAYRNIRDNNTNQSCVISGESGAGKTETTKFILQYLCSVTCDVSTWVQQQILEANTILEAFGNAKTIRNDNSSRFGKFMQVCFDSKWCIKGCIIQDYLLEQSRITFQSPGERNYHVLYQLVAEGTTNQELAAALHLRDASFYRYLNSSGSTGDAGTDQSSLEIATESKRFEALRLAFNVLQISQPLIDGIFRVLSAIMWLGNLNFADVDGERCELAPEDDEIVKIVAQLLGLQEVDLVQVLLKRQINVRGNITEIPLKLQEAGENRHAMAKALYSRTFAWLISHINTCINPGQDASRFLGVLDIFGFENFNTNSFEQLCINYTNEKLHKFFNHYVFALEQEIYRQEEIKFSHIQFTDNTLCLELIEKPPRCILKLLTEQCHMPKGSDTAYLTNLHSEFESHGSYVKGQDRRHWESEFGIRHYAGCVSYTVKGFVDKNRDVQQDVLFDHMSRSANTFVQEIASFQDLLSIQHVQSASSATSTVSRGTSKGKLTVSDTFRQQLQALVDVLQSTNPWYVRCIKPNSDKLPNDYDDQLVLDQLRYLGMLDIIRIRREGFPVHLTFDDFVQKYQCLTKRFRNMSSQDQALAVIRELNVPTTEWQMGRTKVFLRSVVHEPLEDARKQVINSKALIIQRNWKRFSQQRHYRRIRSAALKIQHAYKGWKLRIEFLKKRRAAIVIQSHLRGVFAREVATALREMRRVDEEMRKRERLEAERREREAAQAEADRKALEESERVAKEEFLALSQMAEQINSKLHSQQHVANNNSRHAQSALQQNGAAAGADGGKGSGSLAAGGMKGAGSASLQSNDSVDLDNLFAFLSEVQPNANSNAIIDEIGEKMDNLVEDLDVELESVIQQEIEGLTSERNNNVSAASTHKGGPSLVNGTGAISNNNNNNNNNNNINNNKPTTPKPLGGIPSLPEPTMPPPPPPIENNNHTLPAAQSHHPATLHHIRRHEEPIYEAVIHLKELPPPPLDAHEKVPPIPQHQPQGPAGAPPQQHPTVAPPPPVHAHQQPVPPPHAHQPSMHHGPPQSGAAPHQSQPEAPPQPPPHAHAAPSHAYVHLENGGSAGHKLRPKSPAVIRSASPIQRAGSNGPMSPSSPKHSRPSSRASSTGGGHPFAEREQRRKYRVEKKLQEMQQMDITEREKELLRDDVYYDILEFAESYYNTHERSPEGTIMATLTRKGRKSVDMVPKYEMITYYRGTTIPSSHIHMYDPENVTIACNIFRDLCKYIRGELNSERELQVIQFIIGQGIEREELRDEIFVQCMRQATNNPSVDWTDRVWLLLCLTIVAFQPSKLLFRYFVSFLKKNLESLEGKLRQYVQWCLDNCKNTKVRCRQYPPSSVEVAAMRRLGTIVCRFFFLDGRTKAIDVHPTDTASDAVAKLAEKLGLCNIEGWAIYQSRPDGEEHVKSHDYLYDIIAAWEAKQTKIHASNSTLRKNTTTLGSGENRFVFKKRLFKSTRELSQDPVEVNMLYAQAVYSVVKCDDFPVSEKVALQLAGLQAQVALGDPSNQPKPEYYSDVPSYLPERISKTREEQFWVPILAQAHRQYGSGRTELTAKVLYLSCVMQYPLYGTTMFAVSYRGYWSYGNSLILGVNCEGIILIKPDDKFVLYEFRYAEVESIMLDPSDSFITISLNRHTSTNTDQQRCFVFETAQKNEIGSLIVSYYPALSNWITENEVPPKKSKGITNEDRVRLHHNLVVCRRHLVDAEILRKPQDPSGGFLRNTLRRLSKHRLEKLRAEHGSPMHDHGETYKGFPHAYWAFSRQALPQSLSKLPDQEEQAMLQVFNSILTYAGLGQNGETVQRAEDEHITLIQSIMDRCMRKESLLNELYLQLIKQTTDHPDPNSRVNLRHWALLSLACSVILPPQKVVRKYLLGHLKRCASDFITEEGKYARFAEKCFFKTQGTRRRQWPPSREEIICTINRRPIYARFHFMDGQYHSVEFHPSSTSREVMEIVKKKIGLQENALGYAIYEVLGASERSLLPDEKVADVMSKWEKYRTAAAQAVQQNQSSNLPPACRRQHHLFLFKKHLFCDQYMNLDDPVEKELLYHQVLHGLRTERFPITEMEAIMLTALQGQLELGDSSDIVQDYRPIAAHCLPPRFVPNIPRDSVAMHHQSLRGTTPAEAKKSFLNLIQSWPLHKATIFDVMQSFTSNWPRMLWLAVDQKGLHLLEHRSRNTLCTYDYQSILSFSPNMNCLMIITGSDKKQSKVILTTAQAFQIANLIREYMEVLQRQQSHTDDTQKENQSSGANQPPPPAAPQVPPHNQPLPPPHQHLPVQQQQQGVPVAGGTGTDLRKGGQRPPSMLLRQSSAALVAPQPS from the exons CAG GAATATGTTGCCAAATATCATGGCCAAAAGCTGGGCCTGCTCGATCCGCACGTCTTTGCCATGGCGGAGGCCGCCTATCGCAACATACGCGACAACAACACGAACCAATCGTGCGTCATATCCGGCGAGTCGGGTGCcggcaaaacggaaacaacCAAATTCATCCTGCAGTACCTGTGCTCGGTCACGTGCGACGTATCGACCTGGGTGCAGCAGCAGATCCTCGAAGCGAACACCATCCTGGAGGCGTTCGGTAATGCGAAAACCATCCGCAACGACAACAGTTCCCGGTTCGGGAAGTTTATGCAGGTGTGCTTCGATTCGAAGTGGTGCATCAAGGGTTGCATCATCCAGGACTATCTGCTCGAACAGTCCCGAATAACGTTCCAGAGTCCGGGCGAACGGAACTATCACGTACTGTACCAGCTAGTAGCCGAGGGCACCACGAATCAAGAGCTAGCAGCTGCACTCCATCTGCGTGATGCATCATTCTACCGGTATCTAAACTCGTCCGGCAGTACGGGTGATGCGGGCACTGATCAATCCTCACTAGAGATTGCGACCGAATCGAAGCGGTTCGAAGCATTACGGTTGGCGTTTAATGTACTGCAAATCTCGCAACCACTGATCGACGGCATATTCCGTGTGCTGAGTGCCATAATGTGGTTGGGAAATTTGAACTTTGCCGACGTAGATGGTGAACGGTGCGAGTTGGCACCGGAAGATGATGAGATTGTTAAGATTGTCGCGCAACTGTTGGGACTGCAGGAGGTGGACCTGGTGCAGGTTTTGCTGAAGCGACAGATCAATGTGCGCGGGAACATTACGGAGATCCCGCTGAAGTTGCAAGAGGCGGGCGAGAATAGACATGCGATGGCAAAGGCGCTGTACTCGCGAACCTTTGCCTGGTTAATTAGCCATATCAACACGTGCATTAATCCGGGACAGGATGCGTCCCGGTTTTTGGGCGTGTTGGACATATTTGGGTTTGAGAACTTCAACACGAACTCGTTCGAGCAGCTGTGCATAAACTACACGAACGAGAAGCTACACAAATTCTTCAACCACTACGTTTTTGCGCTGGAACAGGAGATT tACCGTCAAGAGGAGATCAAGTTCTCCCACATCCAGTTCACCGATAATACACTTTGTCTGGAGCTGATTGAGAAGCCTCCGCGCTGCATTCTCAAGCTGCTAACGGAGCAGTGCCATATGCCAAAGGGATCAGATACGGCGTACCTTACCAACCTGCACAGCGAGTTCGAATCGCACGGTAGCTACGTCAAGGGTCAGGACCGTCGCCACTGGGAGTCGGAGTTTGGAATACGCCATTATGCGGGATGCGTCAGCTACACCGTGAAGGGGTTCGTCGACAAAAATCGTGACGTACAACAGGATGTCCTGTTCGATCATATGAGTCGCAGTGCAAATACGTTCGTGCAGGAGATTGCCTCCTTCCAGGATCTGCTCTCGATCCAACATGTCCAATCGGCCTCATCCGCTACCAGTACCGTATCGCGCGGTACATCCAAGGGTAAGCTAACCGTAAGCGATACCTTCCGACAGCAATTGCAAGCCCTTGTGGATGTGCTTCAAAGCACCAACCCGTGGTACGTCCGGTGTATCAAACCAAACTCGGACAAACTGCCAAACGACTACGACGATCAGCTCGTGCTGGATCAGCTACGTTATCTCGGCATGCTGGATATTATTCGTATACGGCGCGAAGGTTTCCCGGTGCATCTGACGTTCGATGATTTTGTGCAGAAGTACCAGTGTCTGACGAAACGGTTCCGCAACATGTCCAGTCAGGATCAGGCGCTGGCCGTAATACGTGAGCTGAACGTACCCACCACCGAGTGGCAGATGGGACGCACGAAGGTGTTTCTGCGCAGTGTGGTGCACGAACCGCTCGAGGACGCCCGCAAACAGGTGATCAACTCAAAAGCACTGATCATACAGCGCAACTGGAAGCGATTCAGCCAGCAGCGTCACTATAGACGGATTCGTTCGGCCGCGCTTAAGATACAGCATGCGTACAAGGGTTGGAAGTTGAGGATCGAGTTCCTGAAGAAGCGGCGCGCTGCCATCGTTATCCAGAGCCATCTGCGCGGTGTATTTGCGCGTGAAGTTGCGACGGCACTGCGAGAAATGCGGCGTGTCGATGAGGAGATGCGCAAACGCGAACGACTGGAAGCGGAGCGTCGGGAACGGGAAGCAGCCCAGGCGGAAGCCGACCGGAAGGCGCTGGAGGAAAGCGAAAG GGTTGCGAAAGAAGAATTTCTCGCTTTGTCGCAAATGGCTGAGCAGATCAACTCGAAACTGCACTCACAACAGCATGTCGCAAACAATAACAGTCGCCACGCGCAATCTGCACTGCAACAGAATGGAGCTGCCGCCGGTGCTGATGGCGGCAAGGGTTCCGGCTCGCTTGCAGCCGGTGGTATGAAGGGGGCCGGATCTGCTAGCCTGCAGAGCAACGATTCGGTTGATCTGgacaatttgtttgctttcctcaGCGAGGTACAGCCGAACGCAAACTCGAACGCGATCATCGACGAGATCGGCGAAAAGATGGACAACCTGGTGGAGGATCTGGACGTGGAGCTGGAATCGGTCATACAACAGGAGATTGAAGGGTTGACGAGCGAGCGCAACAATAATGTATCGGCTGCATCCACACACAAGGGTGGTCCATCACTCGTCAATGGGACTGGTGCGattagcaacaacaacaataataataacaataacaataatattaacaataataagccgactACACCGAAACCGTTGGGCGG GATCCCATCGCTGCCGGAACCGACGatgccaccaccgccgccaccaatcgaaaacaacaaccacacactTCCAGCTGCCCAGTCACATCATCCGGCAACTCTGCATCACATACGACGTCATGAGGAGCCGATCTATGAGGCCGTCATACATTTGAAGGAACTTCCGCCGCCACCTCTGGATGCACACGAAAAGGTACCTCCGATACCGCAACATCAGCCACAGGGGCCAGCAGGTGCTCCACCGCAACAACACCCAACAGTAGCGCCTCCACCACCGGTACATGCCCATCAGCAGCCGGTACCACCGCCACACGCTCACCAGCCTTCAATGCATCATGGTCCGCCGCAATCAGGCGCGGCACCACATCAGTCCCAACCGGAAGCTCCCCCACAGCCACCACCCCACGCACATGCTGCACCTAGTCACGCTTACGTTCATCTGGAGAATGGTGGTTCCGCTGGTCACAAACTACGACCCAAGAGTCCGGCTGTCATACGTTCGGCCAGCCCGATCCAACGTGCCGGTTCCAACGGTCCAATGAGCCCATCGTCTCCCAAGCACAGCCGGCCAAGTTCGAGGGCTTCTTCTACCGGTGGTGGACATCCGTTCGCCGAGCGTGAACAACGGCGCAAGTATCGCGTCGAAAAGAAGCTACAGGAAATGCAACAGATGGACATTACCGAGCGCGAGAAGGAATTGCTCCGGGACGATGTGTACTACGATATTCTCGAGTTTGCCGAAAGCTACTACAACACGCACGAACGATCACCGGAAGGTACGATCATGGCGACACTCACACGCAAAGGTCGCAAATCGGTCGACATGGTACCGAAGTACGAGATGATAACGTACTACCGTGGTACCACCATCCCATCGTCCCACATACACATGTACGATCCGGAAAATGTGACGATTGCGTGTAACATTTTCCGCGACCTGTGCAAATACATCCGGGGCGAGCTGAACAGCGAGCGGGAACTGCAGGTCATCCAGTTCATCATTGGGCAGGGCATTGAGCGGGAAGAGCTGCGGGATGAAATTTTCGTCCAGTGTATGCGCCAAGCCACTAATAACCCCAGTGTGGATTGGACCGATCGTGTCTGGTTGCTGCTGTGTCTGACGATCGTCGCCTTCCAGCCAAGCAAGCTGCTCTTCCGGTACTTTGTGAGCTTCCTCAAGAAGAACCTCGAATCGCTCGAGGGCAAACTGCGCCAGTACGTGCAGTGGTGTTTGGATAATTGCAAAAACACCAAAGTCCGCTGCCGTCAGTATCCACCGTCGAGTGTAGAAGTAGCC GCAATGAGACGGCTCGGTACGATTGTGTGCCGATTCTTCTTCCTCGACGGACGCACCAAAGCGATCGATGTACATCCGACCGATACGGCTAGTGATGCCGTGGCGAAGCTGGCGGAAAAGCTGGGATTGTGCAATATTGAGGGCTGGGCGATCTATCAGTCACGTCCAGATGGGGAAGAGCATGTGAAGTCGCATGACTATCTGTACGACATTATCGCAGCCTGGGAAGC CAAGCAGACGAAGATTCACGCGTCCAACTCGACGTTgcgcaaaaacacaaccacgcTTGGTTCGGGCGAGAATCGGTTTGTGTTTAAGAAGCGGTTGTTTAAAAGCACCCGTGAGCTGTCGCAGGATCCAGTCGAGGTGAACATGCTGTACGCACAGGCTGTGTACAGTGTGGTGAAG TGCGATGATTTCCCCGTTTCGGAGAAGGTTGCACTTCAGCTCGCCGGCTTACAGGCCCAGGTTGCGCTTGGCGACCCATCTAACCAACCGAAACCGGAGTACTATTCGGACGTACCGAGCTATCTGCCGGAGCGCATCTCGAAAACCCGCGAGGAACAGTTCTGGGTGCCGATACTGGCCCAAGCTCATCGACAGTACGGTTCAGGACGCACGGAGCTAACGGCGAAGGTGCTGTACCTGTCGTGTGTCATGCAGTACCCACTGTACGGCACCACGATGTTCGCCGTGTCCTACCGTGGCTATTGGAGCTATGGCAACAGTCTCATACTCGGCGTGAACTGTGAGGGTATCATACTGATCAAACCGGACGACAAGTTCGTTCTGTACGAGTTCCGGTACGCCGAGGTAGAATCGATCATGCTCGATCCGAGCGACAGCTTCATCACGATCAGTCTAAACCGCCACACGAGCACCAATACCGACCAGCAGCGGTGCTTTGTGTTTGAAACGGCACAGAAGAACGAAATCGGTTCACTGATCGTGTCGTACTATCCGGCTCTATCGAACTGGATCACGGAGAACGAGGTGCCGCCGAAGAAGAGCAAGGGTATTACCAACGAGGATCGTGTGCGGCTGCACCACAATCTGGTCGTCTGCCGGAGACATCTGGTCGATGCGGAAATACTGCGCAAGCCGCAGGACCCAAGCGGAGGCTTCCTGCGGAACACGTTGCGTCGGCTGTCGAAACATCGGCTGGAGAAGTTGCGGGCCGAGCATGGTAGCCCAATGCACGATCATGGTGAAACGTACAAAGGTTTCCCGCACGCTTACTGGGCATTCAGCCGACAGGCATTGCCCCAAAGCCTTAGCAAGCTGCCCGATCAAGAGGAGCAAGCTATGCTGCAGGTGTTTAATTCGATTCTCACATACGCTGGTCTTGGACAAAATG GAGAAACAGTTCAGCGCGCAGAGGACGAACACATTACGCTCATACAATCGATTATGGATCGCTGTATGCGCAAGGAGTCACTGCTGAACGAACTGTATCTGCAGCTGATCAAGCAAACGACCGACCATCCCGATCCTAACTCACGCGTTAACCTGCGCCACTGGGCCCTCCTATCCCTTGCCTGTAGCGTCATACTACCACCGCAGAAGGTAGTGCGCAAGTATCTGCTAGGACATCTGAAACGTTGCGCTAGCGATTTCATCACCGAGGAGGGCAAGTATGCACGCTTTGCGGAGAAATGTTTCTTCAAAACGCAGGGTACCCGGCGCCGCCAGTGGCCACCGTCGCGGGAGGAGATCATCTGCACGATCAATCGGCGTCCGATCTATGCGCGGTTCCACTTCATGGACGGACAGTACCATTCGGTCGAGTTCCACCCAAGCTCGACTTCTCGAGAGGTGATGGAAATCGTGAAGAAAAAGATCGGTCTACAGGAGAATGCACTGG GCTATGCTATCTACGAAGTGCTGGGAGCATCGGAAAGAAGCTTACTGCCGGACGAAAAGGTTGCTGACGTGATGTCCAAGTGGGAAAAGTATCGTACCGCAGCCGCCCAGGCAGTGCAGCAAAATCAGAGCTCGAACTTACCGCCCGCCTGCCGTCGACAGCATCATCTGTTTCTGTTCAAGAAGCATCTGTTCTGCGATCAGTACATGAACCTGGACGATCCCGTCGAAAAGGAATTGCTCTATCACCAGGTGCTACACGGTTTGCGTACCGAACGTTTTCCCATCACCGAAATGGAGGCT ATTATGTTAACTGCTCTACAAGGACAACTTGAGCTGGGCGACAGTTCCGACATCGTGCAGGACTATCGGCCGATTGCAGCCCACTGTTTACCGCCCCGCTTCGTACCGAACATACCGCGCGACAGTGTGGCCATGCATCACCAGAGTCTGCGTGGCACAACGCCGGCTGAGGCGAAGAAATCCTTCCTGAATCTCATCCAAAGCTGGCCCCTCCATAAAGCCACTATCTTCGACGTGATGCAATCGTTCACCTCCAACTGGCCACGGATGCTTTGGCTAGCGGTGGACCAGAAGGGACTGCATCTGCTCGAACATCGGTCACGCAACACGCTCTGCACGTACGACTATCAGTCGATACTTTCGTTCTCACCCAACATGAACTGTCTGATGATCATTACCGGTTCGGATAAGAAGCAGTCGAAGGTTATCCTTACCACGGCTCAG GCTTTCCAAATTGCAAACCTTATTCGGGAGTACATGGAGGTGCTCCAGCGGCAGCAATCGCACACGGACGATACACAGAAGGAAAATCAATCGTCCGGCGCTAATCAACCGCCACCACCCGCTGCTCCCCAAGTGCCACCGCACAACCAACCTCTTCCACCGCCACATCAACATCTTCcggtgcagcagcaacagcagggtGTTCCGGTTGCTGGTGGAACCGGCACGGATCTAAGAAAGGGTGGCCAACGACCACCCTCAATGTTGTTGCGTCAGTCCAGTGCTGCACTAGTGGCACCACAGCCTAGCTAG